In Priestia megaterium NBRC 15308 = ATCC 14581, the following proteins share a genomic window:
- a CDS encoding acyltransferase family protein, translated as MAKFTFFTLVLAFFYLGFFLKKNNRIQKYRLMDRNHTTVLKSLAILMVVWGHVGATLGVSNIQFIGGVGVSLFLICSGYGLFTSYKINKEKYGEADALKDYWKKKIIKVIIPYWIVELIGLGVTHKWDIGVVIKDLFFITPATPYGWYMQYLIICYILFWAVTKLKVYILISKYNFHYYLIAGFLLWFVTESLFFANPDMPFLKARQMFSFPLGVLLSLYIDRIVEILSSKKVTVYFMLIGMFGLFVTVFSQLSLVKKLPYLISNTISLFTVLPIALSIIVITMAVPFIFQNQFLYQTGKYSYELYLIHAFSLDLIDKSIINLLEFILVTLILVIGLSKLQKIIKIKVTSNLDRRKYGRFNGGYPYKE; from the coding sequence ATGGCGAAATTTACATTTTTTACTTTAGTATTAGCATTTTTTTATTTAGGATTCTTTTTAAAAAAGAATAATAGAATTCAAAAATATAGATTAATGGATAGGAATCATACGACTGTTCTTAAATCACTAGCTATATTAATGGTAGTTTGGGGACATGTTGGAGCAACATTAGGAGTATCCAATATACAATTTATCGGGGGAGTAGGTGTTTCTCTTTTCCTAATCTGCTCTGGGTATGGGTTATTTACTTCCTATAAAATAAACAAAGAAAAATATGGTGAAGCGGATGCTCTAAAAGATTATTGGAAAAAGAAGATTATTAAAGTAATAATTCCATACTGGATTGTCGAACTTATAGGCTTAGGAGTAACACACAAATGGGACATTGGTGTAGTAATTAAAGATTTATTTTTTATTACACCAGCCACTCCATATGGCTGGTACATGCAATATTTAATTATTTGTTATATTTTATTTTGGGCGGTAACGAAATTAAAAGTTTATATTTTAATTTCAAAATATAATTTTCATTATTATTTAATTGCTGGTTTCTTATTATGGTTTGTAACAGAAAGTTTATTTTTTGCCAATCCTGATATGCCATTTCTAAAGGCAAGACAAATGTTTTCATTTCCTTTAGGAGTTTTATTAAGCTTGTATATAGATCGTATCGTTGAAATTTTGTCTAGTAAAAAAGTTACTGTATATTTTATGTTAATAGGAATGTTTGGCTTATTTGTAACTGTTTTTAGTCAATTAAGTCTAGTAAAGAAATTACCTTATTTAATTTCAAATACTATATCCTTATTTACTGTCTTACCTATAGCACTTAGTATCATAGTAATTACTATGGCTGTACCATTTATATTTCAAAATCAATTCTTATATCAAACGGGTAAATATTCATATGAACTGTATTTAATTCATGCTTTTAGTTTAGATTTAATTGATAAATCTATAATTAACCTATTAGAGTTTATACTTGTAACATTAATATTAGTAATCGGTTTGTCTAAATTGCAGAAAATAATAAAGATTAAAGTTACATCTAATTTGGATAGGAGGAAATATGGTAGATTTAACGGTGGTTATCCTTACAAAGAATGA
- a CDS encoding glycosyltransferase family 2 protein, producing MVDLTVVILTKNEEKNLRKCIESFRGIASRFVIVDSFSTDETEKLCSELNQELQKIGSSLDFYQNKWVDYATQLNWGLTQTNITTQWSMRMDADEELLEELALEIDQNLPKLSEDINGVVLRRRVYFMGRWIKHGGRYPELLLRIFKTGKAMCEQKIMDEHMILSEGKTIQFKNDLMDNNTKDLEWWTNKHNWYSNREVLDHQLTMEKAFESNNSLESGQSTKQAKGKRIVKNKGYYRVPKFFRAHLYFIYRYYIRLGFLDGPEGKIFHFLQAYWYRFLVDAKMYECEKYDKKMKQVEDLKA from the coding sequence ATGGTAGATTTAACGGTGGTTATCCTTACAAAGAATGAAGAAAAAAACTTAAGGAAGTGTATAGAGTCTTTTAGGGGAATCGCGAGTAGGTTTGTAATTGTTGATAGCTTTAGTACAGATGAAACGGAAAAGCTTTGTAGCGAACTAAACCAAGAATTGCAAAAAATCGGTAGTTCCTTAGACTTTTATCAAAATAAATGGGTGGATTATGCGACTCAATTAAATTGGGGACTAACTCAAACTAATATTACTACACAGTGGTCTATGCGAATGGATGCGGATGAAGAGTTGTTAGAAGAGTTAGCATTAGAAATTGATCAAAATTTACCTAAACTAAGTGAAGATATTAACGGTGTTGTACTTCGTAGAAGAGTCTACTTTATGGGGCGCTGGATTAAGCATGGCGGTAGATATCCTGAACTGTTGTTAAGAATTTTTAAAACAGGAAAAGCAATGTGTGAACAAAAAATTATGGATGAGCACATGATTTTATCTGAAGGAAAAACAATTCAGTTTAAAAATGATTTAATGGATAACAATACAAAAGATCTAGAATGGTGGACGAACAAACATAATTGGTACAGTAATCGTGAAGTTCTAGATCATCAATTGACAATGGAAAAAGCATTTGAAAGTAATAACTCATTAGAAAGCGGTCAGTCTACTAAACAAGCAAAAGGGAAACGTATTGTAAAAAATAAGGGATACTATAGGGTACCAAAATTCTTTCGTGCTCATTTGTATTTTATTTACCGATATTATATAAGGTTGGGATTTCTTGATGGTCCAGAAGGGAAGATTTTTCATTTTCTTCAAGCTTATTGGTATCGTTTTTTGGTGGATGCGAAGATGTATGAGTGTGAAAAGTATGATAAAAAAATGAAACAAGTGGAAGATTTAAAAGCTTAA
- a CDS encoding glycosyltransferase family 4 protein, with amino-acid sequence MSKGKKNILIIMGRYLPGYKDGGPVRSIKNLIDFIGDEYNFHILTCDRDHGDVEPYPNIKVNEWNQVGKAKVFYVPPKGFTFKVIKTLAKQVDLLYICGCFNDYAVHTLILKRLGFIKKPVVVAAMGLFSPMEFQLKYKKKKIFTTIFNSLGLFKNIYWSATSPMEIDEIAQQIKIHDNFFIAEDLPRKVDGTSIKKHKEAGSLRVVWISRIAPKKNLLGTIQILKSVRSQVEFTIYGPKHVEDYWEKCEKELKSLPKNIDWSWKGNIESEKVVENLKPYHLFLFPTLGENYGHVIQEALSAGCLCIVSDQTPWSDLDLHEAGFVFPLDNLELYVKALESYADMDEKEFQNVSRKAKQYALIKNIEKIDNNGYREMFNTL; translated from the coding sequence ATGAGTAAGGGCAAGAAAAATATATTAATTATTATGGGAAGGTACTTGCCAGGATACAAAGACGGCGGTCCAGTTAGATCTATCAAAAATCTCATTGACTTTATAGGTGATGAGTATAATTTTCACATTCTTACTTGTGATCGTGATCATGGTGATGTAGAGCCTTATCCTAATATTAAAGTAAATGAGTGGAATCAAGTGGGCAAAGCAAAAGTTTTCTATGTTCCTCCTAAAGGTTTTACTTTTAAAGTTATTAAAACTTTAGCTAAACAAGTGGACCTATTATATATTTGTGGATGCTTTAATGATTATGCAGTTCATACGCTCATTTTAAAACGATTAGGGTTTATAAAAAAGCCCGTTGTTGTAGCGGCCATGGGGCTTTTCTCCCCAATGGAATTTCAGCTAAAATATAAAAAGAAAAAAATATTTACTACAATATTCAATTCACTGGGATTATTTAAAAATATCTATTGGTCCGCAACTTCTCCTATGGAAATCGATGAAATCGCTCAACAAATTAAAATACATGATAATTTCTTTATAGCGGAAGACCTCCCTAGAAAAGTAGATGGCACTTCTATAAAAAAACATAAAGAAGCTGGAAGCTTACGAGTAGTGTGGATTTCAAGAATAGCACCTAAGAAAAATTTGCTAGGAACTATTCAAATATTAAAAAGTGTTCGATCGCAAGTGGAATTTACAATTTATGGACCGAAACATGTAGAGGATTATTGGGAGAAATGTGAAAAAGAACTGAAATCTCTTCCCAAAAATATAGATTGGTCTTGGAAAGGAAATATTGAATCTGAGAAAGTAGTTGAAAATTTAAAACCTTATCATTTATTTTTATTTCCAACTTTGGGAGAAAACTATGGCCATGTTATCCAAGAAGCGTTGTCTGCCGGATGCCTTTGTATAGTAAGTGACCAAACGCCTTGGAGTGACTTAGATTTACATGAGGCAGGTTTTGTATTTCCATTAGATAACCTTGAGTTGTATGTTAAAGCTTTGGAGTCCTATGCCGATATGGATGAAAAAGAATTTCAAAATGTTTCTCGAAAAGCTAAACAATATGCATTAATAAAAAATATAGAAAAAATAGATAATAATGGTTATAGGGAAATGTTTAATACACTATAG
- a CDS encoding glycosyltransferase family 2 protein, with the protein MKISIITITYNSEKTLEETIQSIQAQNYPNLEYLIIDGGSTDNTLNIIKKYKNVVTKWISEPDKGISDAFNKGIKMATGEIIGIINSDDMLAPNALNTVVKDIEDNTDVLYGNAIMFGNGEKYRYKSESDLTGFNKRFPIVHPTVFVRKRCYEKHGLFNINYRCSMDYELLIRMYDNSATFQYLDKDLAFMRLGGENQKNYIKVTTRECKQISINHGLSNFQASLIRSRSIARFLIAKFIRKTPFANFIRKFIHSNKTELDI; encoded by the coding sequence ATGAAAATTTCAATAATTACAATCACTTATAATAGTGAAAAGACATTGGAGGAAACTATTCAAAGTATCCAGGCCCAAAACTATCCAAATTTAGAGTATCTAATTATAGATGGAGGCTCAACCGATAATACTTTGAATATTATAAAAAAATATAAAAATGTGGTTACTAAGTGGATTAGTGAACCTGATAAAGGAATTAGTGATGCATTTAATAAAGGCATTAAAATGGCAACAGGTGAAATTATAGGGATAATAAATTCAGATGACATGCTTGCTCCTAATGCTCTAAACACTGTAGTTAAAGATATAGAAGACAATACAGACGTATTATACGGTAATGCAATTATGTTTGGTAACGGAGAAAAGTATAGATATAAATCGGAAAGTGATTTAACAGGTTTTAACAAAAGGTTTCCTATAGTACATCCAACTGTATTCGTAAGAAAAAGATGTTATGAAAAACATGGACTATTTAATATTAATTATAGGTGCAGTATGGACTATGAATTATTAATTCGCATGTATGATAACTCTGCCACTTTTCAATATTTGGATAAAGATTTGGCCTTTATGCGCCTAGGCGGTGAAAACCAAAAAAACTATATTAAAGTTACAACACGGGAATGTAAACAGATTTCAATAAATCATGGCTTATCAAACTTTCAAGCTAGTTTAATCAGAAGTAGATCCATAGCCAGATTTCTAATTGCGAAGTTCATAAGGAAAACACCATTTGCTAATTTTATTAGAAAATTTATACATTCTAATAAAACTGAATTAGATATATGA
- a CDS encoding acyltransferase, giving the protein MLEIRKLLKELRFLPSKLRNYIVFRMKYVDIGNKVKVRGSIKIIGRGKITIKDGTVINSSPYANPVGGKQQTVFYVINNASLIIGENSGLSNSTICCSNSIIIGDNVKIGGGCEIYDTDFHSLDYLKRRKILDDSIKSSPIKIGNDVFIGANSLILKGVEIGDCSIIGAGSVITKSVPKNEIWAGNPARFIRKIN; this is encoded by the coding sequence GTGTTAGAAATTAGAAAGCTACTTAAAGAACTAAGGTTTTTACCATCTAAACTTCGTAATTATATTGTTTTTCGCATGAAATACGTCGATATAGGAAATAAAGTAAAAGTCCGTGGATCAATCAAAATAATAGGAAGAGGGAAAATTACTATAAAAGATGGAACTGTAATTAATTCGTCTCCTTATGCCAACCCAGTAGGTGGAAAGCAGCAAACTGTATTTTATGTAATTAATAATGCAAGTTTAATAATAGGAGAAAACTCTGGATTGTCTAACTCCACTATATGTTGTAGTAATAGTATAATTATTGGTGATAACGTCAAAATTGGTGGTGGATGTGAAATATATGACACGGATTTTCATTCATTAGATTACTTGAAAAGAAGGAAAATACTTGATGATTCAATAAAGTCTTCTCCTATAAAAATTGGTAATGATGTCTTTATTGGAGCAAATAGTTTAATTTTAAAAGGCGTAGAAATTGGAGATTGTTCTATAATCGGGGCAGGTTCTGTGATAACTAAGTCTGTTCCTAAAAATGAAATATGGGCAGGGAATCCAGCACGGTTTATAAGGAAAATAAACTAA
- a CDS encoding O-antigen polymerase translates to MISDKSLNKIFQLFMITTYGFGFYYNNLFRIGNLFPSDLILVMLLIALFAKKFAKGDDRIKKKVVIIYFILISMLLMGLFSSASIGNIFRDFKIFIYFFVPYSYLKYIKNNYSFQKSNLILFAVLIITSLFLNWVNFLKTGSVNLENYGIIQRTFGIGLTFSSAVVLSSFIAVYKDRFVKKAGTITYYILQVFFLFSIIVSFTRTLWITYLLVHSLRIIFISWRKIKLTLLKDLLIIFLLVLAFTCILNNLKQSENLYYKAITHRIDEIQIMTPDDNDTLSYRLNDVSSAFYKLYSPRIIFGYGFGDTRATYGYNAMELGNEEFNTESSFFYYIWKYGIIFAFYLFIKVIRKLYVLFNGTTKASKMMSIFLIVHMLIGSMSGNLNNVYSIAIFAFYIGANLELIFSNKKKNIFNKNLNILKIG, encoded by the coding sequence ATGATTTCTGATAAAAGTTTAAATAAGATATTTCAACTATTTATGATTACTACTTATGGATTTGGCTTTTATTATAATAATCTATTTAGAATAGGTAACTTATTTCCTTCTGATCTTATTCTTGTTATGTTGTTAATAGCACTTTTTGCAAAGAAATTTGCTAAAGGTGATGATAGAATCAAAAAGAAAGTGGTTATAATTTACTTTATTCTAATATCGATGTTATTGATGGGGCTGTTTTCATCTGCATCGATAGGTAATATTTTCAGGGACTTTAAAATATTTATTTATTTTTTTGTACCTTATTCATATTTGAAATATATTAAAAATAATTATTCTTTTCAAAAAAGTAACTTAATACTTTTTGCAGTGCTTATCATAACCTCATTATTTTTAAATTGGGTTAATTTCCTAAAGACAGGTTCTGTTAATCTAGAAAATTACGGGATCATCCAAAGGACATTCGGAATTGGATTAACGTTTAGTTCAGCTGTCGTCTTATCTAGTTTTATTGCAGTTTACAAAGATAGATTTGTTAAAAAAGCTGGAACAATAACATATTATATTTTACAGGTGTTTTTTTTATTTTCAATTATAGTATCTTTTACTCGTACTCTATGGATTACTTATTTATTGGTACATAGTCTAAGAATCATTTTTATCAGTTGGAGAAAAATTAAATTAACCTTGTTAAAAGATTTGCTAATTATTTTTCTTTTGGTACTTGCCTTTACTTGTATTTTAAATAATTTAAAACAAAGTGAGAATCTTTATTACAAGGCAATAACGCACAGAATAGACGAAATACAAATTATGACACCTGATGATAATGACACGTTGTCATATCGTTTAAATGATGTATCTTCTGCATTTTATAAGCTTTACTCACCAAGAATCATATTTGGATATGGTTTTGGCGACACTCGTGCAACTTATGGATACAATGCGATGGAGTTAGGTAACGAAGAATTTAATACGGAGAGTTCATTCTTTTACTATATTTGGAAATATGGTATAATATTCGCATTTTATTTGTTTATTAAGGTAATAAGAAAACTGTATGTCTTATTCAATGGCACAACCAAAGCTTCAAAAATGATGTCTATTTTCCTAATTGTTCATATGCTTATAGGTTCAATGTCTGGTAACCTTAATAACGTTTATAGTATTGCAATATTTGCATTCTATATAGGCGCAAACCTTGAATTAATCTTTTCAAATAAGAAGAAAAACATATTTAATAAAAACCTAAATATTCTAAAAATCGGCTGA
- a CDS encoding glycosyltransferase family 4 protein: protein MKNKLKILYIHHGASQGGAPRSLSFLIEKLDKKIFEPIVICMSDKRNIELFEKVGARVIFDDRLGAFHGSEVTGMSLGLFYHNIKTIIPTYKYIKKYIRNIQPDIVHLNSTCLFIAARAIKKYNSHIPVVCHVREPLLNNMFGDILKIMNRKYVNFFIAIDKFDAKTIDVSNDKLEVIYNFVDMNVYNSDILSDDLRKEFNIRENSLIFLSLARVIPQNGVKEAIEAIRDHIDEEDQLHFFFVGDNLEDNSKYAVEIREEASMLDHVHILPFRDDVVQLIASADVMVAPFTRPHFARSIIEAASMGKPSIGTDIGGPQELIVDKKTGLLFNVNEFLEFIECCKRMKNKELRLQMGENAKEFAKENFSADTNVNKTIQVYYKLLKGSI, encoded by the coding sequence ATGAAAAACAAACTAAAAATACTATATATTCATCACGGTGCCAGTCAAGGAGGAGCGCCTAGAAGTTTAAGTTTTCTTATCGAAAAATTGGATAAGAAAATTTTTGAACCAATCGTTATTTGTATGAGTGATAAAAGGAATATTGAATTATTTGAAAAAGTGGGAGCAAGGGTTATTTTTGATGATAGGTTAGGAGCTTTTCATGGGAGTGAAGTTACTGGTATGAGTTTAGGTTTATTTTATCATAATATTAAGACTATCATACCAACTTATAAGTATATTAAGAAGTATATTCGTAATATTCAACCCGACATAGTTCATTTGAATTCCACTTGTTTATTTATTGCAGCTAGAGCTATCAAAAAATACAATAGTCATATCCCAGTTGTTTGTCATGTGCGAGAGCCTTTATTAAACAATATGTTTGGAGACATACTAAAGATTATGAATCGCAAATATGTTAATTTCTTCATAGCAATAGATAAATTTGATGCCAAAACGATTGATGTTTCTAATGATAAATTAGAAGTCATTTATAATTTTGTAGACATGAATGTCTACAACTCTGACATATTATCAGACGATTTACGCAAAGAGTTTAATATTAGAGAGAATAGCTTGATTTTCTTATCTTTAGCTAGGGTTATTCCACAGAATGGAGTTAAAGAAGCAATTGAGGCAATTAGAGATCACATAGACGAGGAGGATCAGTTACATTTTTTCTTTGTAGGAGATAACCTTGAAGATAACTCAAAGTATGCTGTTGAAATTAGAGAAGAAGCTAGTATGTTAGATCATGTCCACATCTTACCTTTTCGGGACGATGTAGTGCAGCTTATAGCAAGTGCAGATGTTATGGTAGCTCCATTTACTCGCCCCCACTTTGCAAGATCTATAATTGAAGCTGCTTCCATGGGAAAACCTTCTATTGGTACTGACATTGGTGGTCCTCAAGAGCTTATAGTTGATAAAAAAACGGGTTTATTGTTTAACGTAAATGAATTCCTTGAATTTATAGAATGTTGTAAAAGAATGAAAAATAAAGAGCTTCGTCTACAGATGGGAGAGAATGCCAAGGAATTCGCAAAAGAGAACTTTAGTGCAGATACAAATGTCAATAAAACTATCCAAGTTTATTATAAATTATTAAAAGGAAGTATCTAG
- a CDS encoding flippase has protein sequence MESVRKNYIYSLIYQLLSMGLPLLTTPYLSRILGPEKIGVYSFTYSIATYFILFAMLGVNNYGNRSCAVVRDNRKKLSETFSEIYVLQCIFACLSISVYVLYIIILSEANTVVAWIQLMVVISALFDVNWLYFGLERFKIVVNRNIAVKLVTVILIFLFVKSPNDIWKYTIIMASSSLFSQIVIWAFLNKHVSFTRPKISKVLLHVKPNLMLFIPVIAVSLYKTMDKIMIGTLSGMTQTGLFDNTEKMINMPLGIITALGTVMLPRMANLVAKNNLEKTKIYLTNSMLFVMFLSIGMTFGIAGIAETFVPLFLGEGFVDCIQLLVYIAPTIIFYSWANVIRTQHLIPNKKDRSYILSVLSGAVINLAVNFLLIPKYGALGAVIGTVAAEATVCIMQTVVVRKEIEIYKFFMNSLPFLVFGFIMYQVIEIIGKLSLGEMLVVFLQILSGTLVYVFLSILFLRFVHKNLFYGVYSSLFRKQM, from the coding sequence ATGGAAAGTGTAAGAAAAAATTATATTTATAGTTTAATTTATCAACTATTGTCAATGGGATTGCCATTATTAACGACTCCTTATTTATCTAGAATATTGGGACCCGAAAAAATAGGTGTATATTCTTTCACGTATTCAATAGCAACGTACTTTATCTTATTTGCCATGTTAGGTGTTAATAATTATGGGAATCGAAGTTGTGCAGTTGTGAGAGATAATAGAAAAAAGTTAAGTGAAACATTCAGTGAAATATACGTATTACAATGTATATTTGCTTGCTTAAGTATTAGTGTGTATGTTCTTTACATTATTATTCTAAGTGAAGCTAACACTGTAGTGGCTTGGATTCAGTTAATGGTCGTTATCTCTGCGCTATTTGATGTTAACTGGCTCTACTTTGGTCTAGAACGATTCAAAATTGTAGTTAATAGAAATATAGCTGTAAAGCTAGTTACTGTTATTTTAATATTCTTATTTGTTAAGTCGCCTAATGATATTTGGAAATATACTATAATTATGGCTTCTAGTTCGTTATTTAGTCAAATTGTGATTTGGGCTTTTTTAAATAAACATGTCTCTTTCACTCGACCTAAGATAAGCAAGGTTCTCCTACACGTTAAGCCTAATCTAATGCTATTTATCCCAGTAATAGCTGTGAGTCTATATAAAACTATGGATAAAATCATGATTGGTACTTTAAGTGGAATGACACAGACTGGTTTATTTGATAATACTGAAAAAATGATTAATATGCCTTTAGGAATAATAACTGCTTTAGGAACAGTAATGTTACCTCGAATGGCAAATCTTGTTGCGAAAAATAATTTAGAAAAAACGAAGATATATCTTACCAATTCTATGTTATTTGTCATGTTTTTAAGTATTGGAATGACATTTGGTATTGCGGGGATTGCAGAAACGTTTGTTCCTTTGTTCTTAGGTGAAGGATTTGTAGATTGTATTCAATTACTAGTATATATAGCTCCAACAATAATTTTTTATTCATGGGCTAATGTTATAAGAACTCAGCATTTAATACCGAATAAAAAAGATAGATCATATATATTGTCAGTATTATCTGGGGCTGTTATAAATTTAGCTGTAAACTTCTTATTAATACCTAAATATGGCGCACTAGGTGCAGTTATAGGAACTGTAGCAGCAGAGGCTACTGTTTGTATTATGCAAACTGTAGTTGTTCGTAAAGAAATAGAAATATATAAATTTTTTATGAATAGCTTACCATTTTTAGTATTTGGGTTTATTATGTATCAAGTAATAGAGATCATAGGAAAATTATCCTTAGGAGAAATGCTTGTTGTTTTTTTACAAATTCTATCAGGGACTTTAGTATATGTTTTTCTATCAATATTATTTTTACGTTTTGTACACAAAAATCTATTTTATGGAGTTTATAGTAGCTTATTCAGAAAGCAGATGTAA
- a CDS encoding UDP-glucose dehydrogenase family protein — MKISVAGTGYVGLVTGVCLAENDHDVTCVDIESHKVALMKSGISPIYEPGLEELMNNNMDRLHFTTDYKAAYKDADVIFIGVGTPEKSDGSANLSYVYGVAEQIAASIEKDCVVVVKSTVPIGTNDKIENLIKSQLKHDVKVYVASNPEFLSQGTAVKDTLHTSRIVIGVEEEVAGERLKEVYKNFDAPIVVTNRKSAEMIKYASNDFLALKISFINEIANLCEIIGADIEDVARGMGHDSRIGNKFLNAGIGYGGSCFPKDTKALHWLANFHDYELKTVKAAIDVNENQKLKLIKKSRKYFDNLKGLNVAVLGLTFKPGTDDLREAPTLVNIPLMLEDGANVRAWDPIGIDNFKKVHPEDVTYCYSIEETLKDADVCFIFTEWDQVKHFDLANYSKLMKNPIVIDGRNCYDLESVKSATMVYDSIGRETIHNLEVSLIQ; from the coding sequence ATGAAAATATCAGTAGCTGGAACAGGATATGTAGGCTTAGTCACGGGGGTCTGTCTCGCAGAAAATGATCATGATGTTACTTGTGTAGACATAGAAAGTCATAAGGTAGCATTAATGAAATCCGGTATTTCACCTATCTATGAACCGGGCCTTGAAGAGTTAATGAACAATAATATGGATCGTTTGCACTTTACAACTGATTATAAGGCAGCTTATAAAGATGCAGATGTTATTTTTATAGGTGTTGGGACGCCAGAAAAATCGGATGGTTCAGCTAATCTAAGCTATGTGTATGGAGTAGCCGAGCAAATTGCAGCTAGCATTGAAAAAGATTGTGTGGTAGTAGTGAAATCAACAGTTCCAATTGGTACAAACGATAAAATTGAGAATTTAATTAAATCTCAGTTAAAACATGATGTAAAGGTGTATGTTGCTTCAAACCCAGAATTTTTATCACAGGGAACGGCTGTAAAAGATACATTGCATACTTCTCGAATCGTAATTGGAGTAGAAGAAGAAGTTGCTGGTGAAAGATTAAAAGAAGTATATAAAAACTTTGATGCTCCAATTGTCGTAACCAATAGAAAAAGTGCTGAAATGATTAAGTATGCATCTAATGATTTCTTAGCGTTAAAAATATCGTTTATTAATGAAATTGCGAATCTGTGTGAAATTATTGGTGCAGATATTGAAGACGTGGCGCGTGGCATGGGACACGATAGTCGTATTGGAAATAAGTTTTTAAATGCAGGAATTGGCTACGGCGGATCTTGTTTTCCTAAGGACACTAAAGCATTGCATTGGTTAGCGAATTTCCATGATTATGAGTTAAAAACAGTAAAGGCTGCGATTGATGTAAATGAAAATCAAAAGCTTAAGCTTATCAAAAAATCCCGTAAGTATTTTGATAATTTAAAAGGATTAAATGTAGCTGTGCTTGGTCTAACATTCAAGCCAGGAACGGATGACTTACGAGAAGCACCTACGCTTGTGAATATCCCGCTTATGTTAGAAGACGGAGCGAATGTTAGGGCTTGGGATCCAATTGGTATTGATAACTTTAAGAAAGTGCATCCAGAAGACGTCACGTATTGTTATTCAATTGAAGAAACACTGAAAGATGCGGATGTTTGCTTTATCTTTACAGAATGGGATCAAGTAAAACACTTTGATTTAGCAAATTACAGCAAACTAATGAAAAATCCAATTGTCATTGATGGTAGGAACTGTTACGACTTAGAAAGCGTAAAAAGTGCAACTATGGTGTACGACTCTATTGGAAGAGAGACGATTCATAACTTAGAGGTTTCATTAATTCAATGA